The DNA segment GCCCATACATCCCCCCTTACAAGAGGGGGGATATCGATTTCTGCTTCCGACCTTATACATTGTGCCGTGTACGGATAACCctataatgaaaacaaatcaTATTACTCATTACatagaatacttaaatatagagACTACTTTACACAaagcatttaaatattcagtatTTGCTAGTGTAGGTTtcgtttaaattctttatacattACATGCAGTAGCCTCTGGAACCACAGCAGTCTGTAGAACTGATATTCAGTATCCCGTTCCCTTATAATCTTTGGCAAAGCCATAGCCTCGTAATCTCGCCTCCTTTCGTGCATCAGTGGATAAAAATCGCTTGGTGGTATATGACTGAGGcgatttttcaataaatccaAGCTATATTTAGCGATGCGCCGGTCGAACAACGCCCCAGTCTTACCGCCTATTGTGGGACCATCTAACAGAATGGCGCTGTAAGAAgtgctttattataaaatccgATAGacgtaaatgatttaaaaattattatacaagtaACAAGAGCGattgaaacatatatattcatttattatgataCAATAGCAAGCAACCACTCAAATAGGCTTTTCGGTTTttgagtaatttataataatacaaccacatttatatacaaacaagCAGATGTCATAGcataaaataacaactttCATTATAGAATGTCTTTTCTTGTCTATGGTAAGTTATGGCCCAACAACAATTTTACTCACATGGGCATAGACAATATAGGTGGACTGTTTTTAATGAGTCCATTTTTCTTCAACTCCGCCTGAATATCCCCACCAGCCAATTGCCACCAGTGGTAAAGATATTGCAACTTGCAACCCATCAAACCTCTAACGGGTTTAATTTCAGACGGTGTCCGTGTGTTCATGATGGATAGTTCCGAATGTAAATCTTTAAATGTGGCTCTTTCCGATGGATATATTCTGAGACATTTCTCTATTATGCCCCTTATATTTTCTGGTATTTcctgaaaattatatacataaatacaattaagaaaaattataagcaggaaataaattttggaTAGCAATAAAAGATTGAGAAAAAAACTGGAGCAATATTATGAAGGTTGCAGGTAAAAATCCTGACTgtcaaaaagttttcattacaaatttcgtttcgatttataatttaagtatgaacattgcttttatattaaaatcttatttatatgaagaaataaacattgaaGTGTCATCAAACTAACATTcgaggatatatttttttagcaattttaattatatcaaacacCTTGTATGCATCTAGAGCATAATGTTCTCTTGCAATTCTCTCAGCGGGGTTGTTACTATGAACCAAAGTGAGAATTCTTCTTAATGTTGGACTGGGTTTCAAATTATTCCATAATTTTCCAATAAACAGCTCTAGAATTATTATACCAAATGCCCAAACGTCTGCTGAAGGCCCGCCTCCGCCAATGATAGCTTCTGGGCTGAAATACCGCGGCAGGCTGAAAGATTATAAGTTATTAGTCAATATGAATTCAAATTCATTCTTATTGTATGTAGAAGTTTAACCATTGGTGATAATTGACATTTGagtttacaaaaatactttatctcaaagcaaaaaatatatagctatTGAAAATTCAAGCAAATAATGACTTGATTGACaaataagcaaataataataacaactaGTTATACTAcagataaaaaagtaatttccaTATCCtaaacattgataaaaaatcttaGAACAAATAGTgttctttaaaactaaaatgtttgtatgtgGTAACTTGACTgggtgaatttttaattagttactcACCCAAGAGGAAAAGGTACTTCTTTTCCCTCATTGgtcatataaaacattccGTAATGGAACAATTTGACTCTACCATTACTATCAAGAAGAATATTATCATCACTCAGAGTTCTATGTATTATGTCTCCATCATGAAGCAATTTCATGCCACAAGCTATTTGAGtagcaatattaataatttcttcatAGGAAAATTTTGTAGTATAATCTGCAAGAGCCTTGCCAATCACTTCTGCAACTACTATAATTCTTTCTAAaatggaataatataaaatgaatgtaagacatttaaataacaaaaattataaaacatagaattttatatcgCTAACCATGTTTCCCCCTAATAATATCCAGATAAGTGCACAGATTTGGATGTTCAATTTGGAGGAGGCGTTGAGAACGCCCCAAAATAGTTATCGAACTGGGCGTCAATGGTAATCCGTTGCTTCCACAAGTTTCACCGGGATGGTTCTTGGCGAAAAATGTACTAGCCGCAAATTTATAATCATcctccatatttttttattaccgtTTGTAAGATACACAGAAATCACAAACAATTTCCTCACCCTTCTTTAGGAcagtaaaactaataatattattacaaaattatatatgtttaaatattgtcataatataaaatccacGAGCAAATTAATTAcgtataattatgaaatttttgtttttaaattaattaataagaatggAAACAGCTGAGATGTCtaaatcaaagaaaatacTAAATAGTAAATAGTAATCAAAGTTGAAGTTTtcaattttcaaacaaaaacatgAAAGTTGCCATTACTCAATTGAGAATGTTCTGAGAAACAATGAGGTTCTTTACTCTTGACAGTCTAGAAGACTATTAGGAATAGTACTACAAAGAACTTGTGTTACTCTTTCACTTAGGCCTCCATGGCACGAGTGCTAAAAAATCGTTGAGTCAAAACTTATCATTGGTGctttttaaggtttttgaTGTGGTTGTCTATAAAATCATTCTTGTCTCGGCTTTTACTTTGGTAAGACGGGAAAATAATTTCTGCTAAATGATTAGCAACTTTTATgactaaagtaatttaaagatttaaatgaaactagtattattcggatttactacgcggattttattatttaaaaactacataatcccgacgtttcggttactttacagcaaccgtgatcacggcacctcgtctgcccgtagtaaacgaatactcgcgaaaatcttagatctcattatgtaatttaaagatatttcataCCTTTTGTCCTTTTAGCACTTTACGTATATGGGTAGCATTACAATCAGTATATTTAGtacctacattttattttaatctgttatTGCAAGTGCAAATTGTCTATGGTCCAATATGCCATCCAGtgttcacattttatttattagttattgcattatatttaatactccTTAATGGTAATATATTCTAATGAAAGTATTTAGTAAGagtaatagttattaaaaattgtaattcacTCCCATGTTTAAAAACGGTCTTATGAACGAATACTGAATAAGCGCTTcctaaattttatcaaaatggcttgtgataacttaataaattcgaATGCTGATTCTGAAATGGAAGAAGGAGAGATAGTCGACGAATTAGACGAGTTGTCTGACATATCTTCAGAAGAGGAGTTTTTGCTGCGGCAACGTTTGCAGGTTTTGGAGAATTACAATAATGTATTGGAAAGAAAAGAAGCCAAAAGGACCTCGATTGGGCCAGGTACGTATGTTCGTGAAATACAATtcttatgtaattatataatttctataataacaaAGCGTTAGTAGTAGTTTTCTCGTCTCGTTTAGAgacttatattgtataaatccCTCTatacaatatagttttaaatgcgcattcagaataaaattcaattgtgTATTCccatttgtaaatttattacccACATTCTTCACATActacataacaaaataatgattaaaatgtcctagaataataatttttcacagaaacaaattatttttaacatctaaGTATGCaatgtattatttagtttattatttataaaatttacttgttgtaattattaagGTTTATGTGTGTAAATCTAaacattatgtatgtatttttatatacatttgtcaGATATATAAACGAGCTATAACTAgccataaaaaatttatataaatattacatgtaagtttgtctatatttttgataggatttataaattaattacttattggCTGTTCATTTTGGGTTTTGACTAAAAATCTATTGTTATGTGCAATATacagcaaaattttttttactctagAAAATTACACCAAATTGATTTAAGACAATggttatatatgataaaacacTTAATATAATGCTTCCGTTCAGGTCCCAAATGTCCAAAGTTAAAGATTTGTTATTATCATAACATAGTCATAGTTCAAATAAGGaagaatatattgtaaaatgtgTATGAAAGGTAATTGTGATGTTTATGTgagaagtttaaaataaaagttagaaGAAAATTTGTATGAACAGAAAAATTTTGCTGATGAACTTAGGAACAATACTGTAACGAGATAACTAAATAGGAACAATACTATAATGACATATATGAAAGAGCAGTAAGTATGgttgtgataaaataatatgaatggaGCAAGCAGAACatcaagaaattataaattatttatatatatgtatacatcaACATCAAGCAAATCATGTACAAAACCGTCAGAAGTATGAAGACAAGGTCTTTATGTACATTAGTgtcttattttctttttaactaaCTGTTTTATTAGTTGAAAATCAATTAAGCCATTTGTACTATATCTAGATAACTGTAGTACCATGTGTTGGGTGATCTTTTTATGAAGAGGAACAAAGAgatgttatgaaaaaaatgtattacagtTACTTCGTCTTCtcatataatgttatgttttaagGAAATCACATCATTACTCTGTTGTCATAGAGCAAGAGACTAATGGTGTTGATTCCTTAAACTATGAAAATTAAGGAGAGAAAAATAGACTGATATTTGTTAGAGAAGTTATATGACATCAATTAGGGTGTATGGGTGTATGTTTGGggaagaatgttttttttttcatttcttcaAAACCTGGTTAAGAGGTGTATATCAAATGTGATGGCAGTTTGCTAAGACTAGATAGTTTACTTTCAGTACTGAAGACCAATTTGTGGCTAATATAGTGGTCACTTCCAAGGTGCTTATTCGCTAGACCTAACAGATATTtattcatgtttattatatatatatatataataatatatatatatataataatatatatatatatatataataatatatatatatatatacattatgtagaataaacataaaactgtCATCACATTAAGACAATcgattttttgtaaaagacATAAGTATGAGGATGTATGTGGATAGTAATAAGTTAGTTTAATGTGACTCCATTAAGAGAACGTTATAAAGGGAATAAGACAACATACTCGAGTGGACGCTATTTTCAGAGAAGAATAAAAGAAACGAATGATTTCGTGTGTAAGGTGATGATTGACAGAGACATGGAAGTAGAAAATATGGCAACAACAGCAATTTTTACTTAGTTTAGAAACTATGAATATGTGCTTTTAGGTAAAAGTCATAGAAGAGTAGAAGCAACTTATGATCAATATGAAATTTCTGGTACAGATGCTGATGATGGTTTtccaaacttaaaatataggaACACTAAAGAGCACAAAcaaaatagattatataaacaaaagaaaattaaacagaCAATAAACGTAAGGTACAGAGAGAGTAAGAAGAAAGGACAACGAAAGAAAAAAGTCGAAGTTAAAAGTAACTCAGATACAAGTGACATATCTGACGATGAATACAAGAATAAGAGGCGGAAGCTAGCTGACGCGGTCACACTGAATAAAGCAAAGAATGACACAACAACACTCAAAGACCGAATTAATCGTATGCTATGTGTGTCGAGGACTGAAAAccatatcattaatataaataataacactgTAGAAGGTATGAGATTAGAAAATAAGAAAGATAAACTCGAGGTATGCAAGCGGCAACAAGAGAACATTAAAACAACAGATGATCCCCCCAGTAATACGAAATCTTGTGAGTTAATAGACTTGTGTACAGATGATTCTAGCTTAGTTTCTCTAAGCGGTGTAGACACCGTTGATTCGGTGCCAACAGAAAAAAGTATTGAAGGGAACTCTGACGAGGATTTAGAGGTTTTGAGGCAACATGCTCTTAAAACTAAGAGTAAAACAACAGAAAAGACtaacattaataaagaaattactgaaaataaacaaaatttatcagaAGAAGAGGATAGCGACACTGCCGAGCTTAGGCTTATTTGTTTGAAGTCAGCATTATTAAAGAAAGCCATAGAAATGAAAAGGAAACAGAAGCTACAGAAGAGATTATCCCAATCAGTGAGCGATAGTTTTGATGTAAAATGCGACaacgaaattaatattgacaATAATACTGATGTGGAATCCGTTGATATGGATATAGGTTCTGATGCTGAAGACAAAGGAAAAATCACTGATTGTAACCACGAAAACGGCAACCAGAATATTCTAGAAGATAATTCATGTAAAAAGAAACCTCACAAAGACGATGAGCTAGAAGAAGATGAAGATCTATTGAGAGCGAAACTATTGACTTCCTTAAGTAAAAACCTACCGaacttattgaatattaatgtattaaaatccgCTCTAGACGGTTCGGAAACTAAGAAAGAATCTGTTAAGGAAATCAAAAGTGATAAAATCAAAGATGTTCCATCCGCAGCAGTGCCAGAAGAAAAGAAATTCGTTATACAGCTAGGCGATTCTGATTCAGAGGGCGAGCATGAGGCGACCAAGAATTTAACTAAAATGCACCTCAAATTGTCCGAGCAGGCCGAGTTTCAAATGAAATTAGacaatttattgaaat comes from the Danaus plexippus chromosome 15, MEX_DaPlex, whole genome shotgun sequence genome and includes:
- the LOC116766364 gene encoding TBC domain-containing protein kinase-like protein, which codes for MEDDYKFAASTFFAKNHPGETCGSNGLPLTPSSITILGRSQRLLQIEHPNLCTYLDIIRGKHERIIVVAEVIGKALADYTTKFSYEEIINIATQIACGMKLLHDGDIIHRTLSDDNILLDSNGRVKLFHYGMFYMTNEGKEVPFPLGLPRYFSPEAIIGGGGPSADVWAFGIIILELFIGKLWNNLKPSPTLRRILTLVHSNNPAERIAREHYALDAYKEIPENIRGIIEKCLRIYPSERATFKDLHSELSIMNTRTPSEIKPVRGLMGCKLQYLYHWWQLAGGDIQAELKKNGLIKNSPPILSMPIAILLDGPTIGGKTGALFDRRIAKYSLDLLKNRLSHIPPSDFYPLMHERRRDYEAMALPKIIRERDTEYQFYRLLWFQRLLHGYPYTAQCIRSEAEIDIPPLVRGDVWAALLGVLGDIETHYERIDKETPTHTDRQIDVDIPRCHQYCWLLCGAEGHKKLKRLLKAWLLTNPQYVYWQGLDSLTAPFLYLNFCNEARAFACLTAFVPKFLHKFFLKDNSAVIKEYLAKFWQMAAFHEPQLATHLHDINFVPELFAIPWFLTMFSHVFPLHKIVHLWDALLVEGPSLPLFMGTAILRQLRDTLLDSGFNECILLFSDLPEIDIGECVKESIDMCRSTPKSLSYRRFTNEPEIKDPMDKVEIPMETLLNEVCPRISLSDFFSLICQDKCCVVDIRSNLLYEKSCIEGSINIPYSGVHLGQHELKSLGPQSYKVLVEAVRMNKIIVVASAEDGTAQLFSSYLVKCMVARVCVLQGGVAALHTHVPSLFITQRKTAIK
- the LOC116766131 gene encoding uncharacterized protein LOC116766131 isoform X2 is translated as MACDNLINSNADSEMEEGEIVDELDELSDISSEEEFLLRQRLQVLENYNNVLERKEAKRTSIGPDADDGFPNLKYRNTKEHKQNRLYKQKKIKQTINVRYRESKKKGQRKKKVEVKSNSDTSDISDDEYKNKRRKLADAVTLNKAKNDTTTLKDRINRMLCVSRTENHIININNNTVEGMRLENKKDKLEVCKRQQENIKTTDDPPSNTKSCELIDLCTDDSSLVSLSGVDTVDSVPTEKSIEGNSDEDLEVLRQHALKTKSKTTEKTNINKEITENKQNLSEEEDSDTAELRLICLKSALLKKAIEMKRKQKLQKRLSQSVSDSFDVKCDNEINIDNNTDVESVDMDIGSDAEDKGKITDCNHENGNQNILEDNSCKKKPHKDDELEEDEDLLRAKLLTSLSKNLPNLLNINVLKSALDGSETKKESVKEIKSDKIKDVPSAAVPEEKKFVIQLGDSDSEGEHEATKNLTKMHLKLSEQAEFQMKLDNLLKSVRNKTEETSLPDVVQQPVRPAHKFVAKAMNHLPKSEQIEYRNLVKRMAELEKIKQARQITNNQMTKDTLKPRNVSIDPRKTIPSKSIEDKIALSRKKIAEESSKIFKLKEEAKKLSQRYKIVSTELRNITTAITINKKHQRTVQDSLTSIRLQHQVLLQQGIERHSNRIPPRANIKITTKLQKENDPSKEDYKVENNLKALKVSVVNDLSEVALPTLSVHLDVHTNKKNVKIPSTPSADRVGGCNGDDVTPEDRESETDTHPRLKCEATESPKEIAGASDYVSPLNSLECKNWKDPNGVFCRFEVGGTCRDPDCKYYHPDTPSQK
- the LOC116766131 gene encoding uncharacterized protein LOC116766131 isoform X1, which produces MACDNLINSNADSEMEEGEIVDELDELSDISSEEEFLLRQRLQVLENYNNVLERKEAKRTSIGPGKSHRRVEATYDQYEISGTDADDGFPNLKYRNTKEHKQNRLYKQKKIKQTINVRYRESKKKGQRKKKVEVKSNSDTSDISDDEYKNKRRKLADAVTLNKAKNDTTTLKDRINRMLCVSRTENHIININNNTVEGMRLENKKDKLEVCKRQQENIKTTDDPPSNTKSCELIDLCTDDSSLVSLSGVDTVDSVPTEKSIEGNSDEDLEVLRQHALKTKSKTTEKTNINKEITENKQNLSEEEDSDTAELRLICLKSALLKKAIEMKRKQKLQKRLSQSVSDSFDVKCDNEINIDNNTDVESVDMDIGSDAEDKGKITDCNHENGNQNILEDNSCKKKPHKDDELEEDEDLLRAKLLTSLSKNLPNLLNINVLKSALDGSETKKESVKEIKSDKIKDVPSAAVPEEKKFVIQLGDSDSEGEHEATKNLTKMHLKLSEQAEFQMKLDNLLKSVRNKTEETSLPDVVQQPVRPAHKFVAKAMNHLPKSEQIEYRNLVKRMAELEKIKQARQITNNQMTKDTLKPRNVSIDPRKTIPSKSIEDKIALSRKKIAEESSKIFKLKEEAKKLSQRYKIVSTELRNITTAITINKKHQRTVQDSLTSIRLQHQVLLQQGIERHSNRIPPRANIKITTKLQKENDPSKEDYKVENNLKALKVSVVNDLSEVALPTLSVHLDVHTNKKNVKIPSTPSADRVGGCNGDDVTPEDRESETDTHPRLKCEATESPKEIAGASDYVSPLNSLECKNWKDPNGVFCRFEVGGTCRDPDCKYYHPDTPSQK